The Streptomyces sp. NBC_00335 DNA window GGAGAAGCAGGCCAAGCGGATCGTGTCCGCGGTGGTGCGCGAGCGGGACAAGAACCCCTTCACCAACAGCGCCCGCCTCGTCGAACTGATCCGCGACTCCCTGCCGCAGGCCGCGAAGCGGACCGGAGGCAACCCGGCCAAGCGCACCTTCCAGGCGCTGCGCATCGAGGTCAACGGCGAGCTGTCCGGGCTGGAGCAGGCCATCCCCGCGGCCGTGGACCGGATCGCGGTCGGCGGCCGGATCGTGGTGCTCTCCTACCAGTCGCTGGAGGACCGCCTCGTCAAGCAGGTCTTCGCCGCCGGCGCGACCTCGACGGCCCCGCCCGGGCTGCCGGTCGTACCGGAGAAGTACCAGCCGAAGCTGAAGCTGCTGACGCGCGGTGCGGAGCTGCCCACGGAGGAGGAGATCGCGGAGAACCGGCGTGCGGCGCCGGCCCGCTGCCGCGGGGTGGAGCGCATCCGGGAGGCGCGGCTGTGAAACGCCTGGGGCGGGTGCTGGGGGGACCGGTCGCCGGACAGGCGGCGCGGACCCCGTTCGTCCTGCTGGTCGTGGCGCTGCTCGGCGGCGGGCTGATCAGCCTGCTGCTGCTGAACTCGGCGCTGAACCAGGGCTCCTTCCAGCTGAGCAAGCTGAAGAAGGAGACCACCGTGCTCACGGACGAGGAGCAGGCGCTGCAGCGGGACGTGGACGGCTATTCGGCGCCCGACGCGTTGCAGCGGCGGGCGCACGAGCTGGGGCTGGTGCCCGGCGGCAGCCCGGTCTTCATCGGTCCCGACGGCAAGGTCGCCGGGACCGCGTCGCCGGCCGCCGAGCCGCCGCCCCCCTCGCCGCCGGCGTCCGCGCCGCCCCTCTCGGCGTCCCCGGCCGCAGCCGTGCCGAGCCCGGCCGGCTCCCCGGCTCCGGCCTCCCCGGCTCCCTCGGGAGCGGCCGCTCCCGCCCCCTCCACCGCGCCGTCGGGCGGCGCCCCCCAGCCCTCCCAGACCCCTGGACGGTGACGTCGTGACGCGTACCCCTGCGGGGCCGGTCCCCTACCCGCCCTTCCACCGTTCCCCGGGCCTGCCCGGACCGGGTCCTCAAGCGCCGGACGGGCTGGGGGTGTCCCGGGAGCTCCGCCCCGGACCCGTTGCCGCGTGCGGCGCCGTTCCCGGGGGCCAGCTCCCGGACCCCCGTTCCTCAAGCGCCGGAGGGGCTGGATGTACCGGCCCCGCCGCGTTCGCGTGTGGGCCGAGGCCGGCCGAGATCCAGCCCCTCCGGCGTTTGAGGAGCGGGGTCCGGGGCGGAGCCCCAGGGGCTCCGGCGCAGGCCGGCTTCGCGCACGCCCACGTCCACGCCCACGGGAGCGCCGCATGAGCCCGCAGGAGCCGCCGCGCCGGCGGGTGCCGGGGCCCGGGCGCCCCCGGCCCGCCGGGGACCGGGCGCGGGCCACGGCCCGGCCGGGCGGGGCAAGGCCCGCCCCCCGCCGCCCCGCCCCCGCGAGGAAACCGCACACGATCCGGCTCGGCGCCCCCAAGCCCCGCCTGCGGCTGGTCAGCGTCGGGCTGACGCTGGTGATGCTGGCGTTCGCCGTACGCCTGCTCCAGGTGCAGGCCGTCGACGCGTCCGCGTACTCCGCCAAGGCCTCGGAGAACCGCTTCGCCAGCTACACCCTGGCCGCCGAGCGCGGGGAGATCACCGACCGCAAGGGCGTCGCGCTGGCCACCAGCGTGGACGCGTACGACATCACCGCGGACCCGCACATGTTCACCGTGCAGGAGAGCAAGGCCCCCGACGCCCCCGAGCAGGCGGCCGCCCTCCTCGCGCCGATCCTCGGCAAGGACGCCAAGGAGCTCACCCAGCGGCTGAAGACGAAGAACACCCGTTACGTCGTCCTCGCCCGCCGCCAGACCCCCCAGGTCTGGAACCAGATCAAGGACCTCAAGAAGGTCTTCGCCGAGAAGGCGACCGCGGACAAGAAGAACAACGGCCCCGGCGCCAACGTCCTGGCCGGGGTGTTCAACGAGAACAGCAGCAAGCGCGTGTACCCGAACGGCGACCTCGCCGCCGGGATACTGGGTTACGTCAACGCCGAGGGCAAGGGCGGCGGCGGCCTGGAGTCCTCCCTCGACAAGAAGCTGGCCGGCAAGGACGGCGAGCTCACGTACGCCCAGTCGGGCGGCCGCCGCGTGCCGACCGCCGGGTCCAGCGAGAAGCCCGCCGTGCCCGGCGAGGACATCGAACTGACCATCGACCGCGACATCCAGTGGGCCGCGCAGAGCGCCATCACCGAGCAGGTCGCCAAGTCGGAGGCCGACCGCGGGTACGTCATCGTCCAGGACACCCGCACCGGCGAGGTCCTCGCCATGGCCAACGCCCCCGGCTTCGACCCCAACGACCTGTCCAAGGCCAGCTCCGCCGCCATGGGCAACGCAGCGCTCCAGGACGTGTACGAGCCCGGCTCCACCGCCAAGGTGATGTCGATGGCCGCCGTACTGGAGGAGAAGAAGGCCAGGCCCGACACCCACGTCGAGGTCCCCAACCGGCTGCACCGCGGCGACCGGCTCTTCAAGGACGACATCGACCACCCGACCTGGTACCTGACCCTCAACGGGGTCCTGGCCAAGTCCTCCAACATCGGCACGATCCTGGCCACCGGCCAGCTCGGTCCGACGCAGTCCGAGTCCAACAAGGTCCTGTTCTCGTACCTGGACAAGTTCGGCATCGGCCGGCCCACCGGCCTGAACTACCCCGGCGAGTCCCGCGGCATCCTCGCCCCGCCTGGGAAGTGGTCCACTTCCCAGCAGTACACGATCCCCTTCGGCCAGGGCCTGTCCCTCAACGCCATGCAGGCGGCCTCCGTGTACTCCACGATCGCCAACGACGGGGTCCGCATCGCCCCGACCCTGGTGCGCGGCACCAGGGGCCCCGACGGCCGCTTCACCCCGGCCCCGGCGCCCGCGAAGAACCAGGTGGTCAGCAAGGAGACCGCCAAGACCCTCGCGGAAATGCTGGAGTCGGTGGTCGACGACCAGGAGGGCACCGGCACCAAGGCCCGCATTCCCGGCTACCGGGTCGGCGGCAAGACCGGCACCTCCAACCGGGTGGATCCGGCCACCGGCCGCTACAAGGGCTACACCGCCTCGTTCGCGGGCTTCGCACCTGCGGACAACCCCCGCATCACCGTGTACTGCGCCATCCAGAACCCCACCAAGGGCAGTTACTTCGGTGGCCAGATCTGCGGGCCCATCTACAAGAAGGTCATGGAGTTCGCCCTCAAAACCCTCCAGGTCGCTCCCACCGGAACCGCCCCCGCCGGACTCCCGGTCACCTACGAACCCGGCGCGCAGCCCGGCCCCCAGCCGAGCCCGCAGCCGGGTCAGTGACCGCCGTCCCGGCCGGCCCGCCCCAGAAAAGCGTGAGGCACCATCAGTGACAACGATCACCCCCGAATCCGGGAACCACGCGTCCGTCGCCCCCGAGGCCGGGCCCTCGCTTCGCGAGCGGCCCGCCGGGCCCGGTACGCTCACCGCCGTGCCCCACGCTGATCAGCCCAGAACCACCCAGAACGACGCACCGGCAGCGCCGCCGGGAGCGCCACGGCCCCTGTCCGTCCGCCCGACCCCCCTCGGCGAGCTGGCGGAACTGCTGGGAGTGGAAGTCCCCGGCGCGCAGACGCGGATCACCGGCATCACGCACGATTCCCGTGCCGTGCGCCCCGGAGACCTGTACGCGGCCCTGCCGGGCGCCAAGCTGCACGGCGCGGACTTCGCCGCGCAGGCGGCCGCCCTCGGCGCCGCCGCCGTGCTGACCGATCCGGCCGGCGCGGAGCGCGCCGCGGCCACCGGACTCCCGGTCCTCGCCGTCGCCGAACCGCGCGGCCGGATGGGAGAACTGGCCGCCGCGGTCTACGGAAGGCCGGGCGAGGCCCTGCTCCAGATCGGCATCACCGGCACCTCCGGCAAGACCACCACGGCGTACCTCGTCGAGGGCGGACTGCGCGGCGGCGGACGCAAGACGGGGCTCATCGGCACCGTCGAGATGCGCGTCGGCGACGAGCGCATCAAGTCCGAGCGCACCACCCCCGAGGCCACCGACCTGCAGGCGCTCTTCGCGGTCATGCGCGAACGCGGCGTCGAGGCGGTCGCCATGGAGGTCTCCAGCCACGCCCTGGTGCTCGGCCGGGTCGACGGCTGCGTCTTCGACGTGGCCGTCTTCAACAACCTGAGCCCGGAGCACATGGAGTTCCACTCCGACATGGAGGACTACTTCCAGGCCAAAGCGCAGCTCTTCACCGAGCGCCGCGCCCGCCTCGGCGTGGTCAACATCGACGACGAGTACGGCCGCCGCCTGGCCAAGGAGTCGCCGATCCCGGTCGTGACCTTCTCCGCCGCGGGCGACCCGGCCGCCGACTGGCGCGCCGAGGACGTGGTCTCGCGCCACATGGACTCGACCCTGACCCTGGTGGGTCCCGCGGGCGAGCGGGTCACGGCCACCGCCCCGCTGCCCGGCCCGTTCAACGTGGCCAACACCGTCGCCGCGGTCGTCACGCTCGCCGCCGCCGGCCTCGACCCGCAGACCGCCGCCGACGGCGTCGCCGCGGTCCCCGGGGTGCCCGGACGGCTGGAGCGCGTCGACGCGGGACAGCCGTACCTGGCCGTCGTGGACTACGCGCACAAGACGGACGCCGTCGAATCGGTCCTGCGGGCCCTGCGCGAGGTCACCACCGGCAAGCTGCACGTGGTCATCGGCTGCGGCGGCGACCGCGACACCACCAAGCGGGCCCCGATGGGCGCGGCGGCCGCCCGGTTCGCCGACACCGCCGTACTGACCTCCGACAACCCGCGCTCCGAGGACCCCCTCGTGATCCTCGCCGCGATGTTCCGCGGCGCCGTGTCCGTGCCGCCCGCCGAGCGGGGCACCGTCCTCGTCGACGCCGACCGGGCGGCGGCCATCGCCGCCGTCGTCGCGCGCGCCGAGGCGGGAGACACCGTGCTGGTGGCCGGCAAGGGCCACGAGCAGGGCCAGGACACCGCGGGCGTCGTACGCCCCTTCGACGACCGCGCGGTCCTGCGCGCGGCCATCGAGACCCAAGCACGCCAGCGTCCCCGACAGGCCGAGGTCAACCAGTGATCGCCCTTTCCCTCGCCGAGATCGCCGACATCACCGGCGGGCAGCCCCACGACATACCGGATCCGTCCGTCATGGTCACCGGCCCCGTGGTCTACGACTCCCGCGAGGTCGAGGCCGGCAGCCTGTTCGCCGCCTTCGTCGGCGAGCGGGTGGACGGCCACGACTATGCCGAACGCGCCCTGGCCGCCGGAGCGGTGGCCGTTCTCGCCACCCGGCCCGTCGGAGTCCCGGCCATCGTCGTCCCCGACGTGGTGGCCGCCCTCGGCGCGCTCGCCCGAGCCGTCGTCGAACGCCTGGGCACCGACGTCGTGGCCCTCACCGGCTCCGCCGGCAAGACCTCCACCAAGGACCTGATCGCCCAGGTCCTGCAGCACCACGCGCCGACCGTGTGGACCCCGGGGAACCTCAACAACGAGATCGGCCTGCCGATCACGACGCTGAGGGTCACCGAGGACACGCAGCACCTGGTCCTGGAGATGGGCGCCCGCGGCATCGGCCACATCGCCTACCTCACCGGCCTGACGCCCCCGCGCATCGGCCTGGTCCTCAACGTAGGCACCGCGCACATCGGAGAGTTCGGCGGCCGGGAGCAGATCGCGCAGGCCAAGGGCGAGCTCGTCGAGGCCCTGCCGTCCGAGGCGGAGGGCGGCATCGCCGTCCTCAACGCCGATGACCTGCTGGTTCGTGCCATGGCCGGGCGCACGAAGGCCCGTACGGTGCTGTTCGGCGAGGCCGAGGACGCGGACATCAGGGCCACCGAAGTCCGGATGACGGACCGGGGGCAGCCTTCCTTCACATTGCGAACACCGACCGGGTGCAGCGACGTGACCTTGCGGCTGTACGGTGAGCACCACGTGTCGAACGCGCTCGCCGCGGCCGCCGTCGCCCACGTACTGGGCATGTCGGCCGAGGAGATCGCCATCGCGCTCTCCGGGGCGGGCAGCCTGTCCCGGTGGCGGATGGAGGTCACCGAGCGGGCGGACGGCGTGACGATCGTCAACGACGCCTACAACGCAAACCCCGAGTCCATGCGGGCCGCACTGCGCGCACTCGCCGCGATGGGCGGTGCCGGCAAGGCGAACGGGGGCCGCACGTGGGCGGTGCTCGGCCCGATGGCCGAGCTCGGAGACGACGCGCTCGCCGAGCACGACGCGGTCGGACGGCTTGTCGTCCGGCTCAACGTGAGCAAGCTGGTCGCGGTCGGGGGCAGGGAAGCCTCCTGGCTGCAACTGGGTGCATATAACGAGGGTTCGTGGGGTGAGGAGTCGGTGCTCGTGTCCGACGCGCAGGCGGCGGTCGACCTGTTGCGCAGTGAACTGCGCCCGGGAGACGTCGTGCTGGTGAAGGCTTCCAGGTCAGCCGGTCTGGAGCGGGTGGCCCAGGCCCTGCTCGACGGCGAGGTCGCCGGCCGATGAGGCAGATCCTGTTCTCCGGAGTCATCGGACTCTTCCTCACCCTCATCGGCACTCCGTTGCTGATCAAGGGTCTGGCCCGCAAGGGCTACGGCCAGTTCATCCGGGACGACGGGCCGCGCGGTCACGCCGGGAAGAAGGGCACGCCCACCATGGGCGGCATCTCCTTCATCCTGGCCACACTGATCGCGTACGCCCTCACCAAGGTGATCACCGGAAGCCAGCCGACCTTCTCGGGCCTCCTCGTCCTCATGCTGATGGCGGGCATGGGCGTGGTGGGCTTCCTCGACGACTACATCAAGATCGTCAAGCAGCGTTCGCTCGGTCTGCGCGCCAAGGCCAAGATGGCCGGCCAGCTGATCGTCGGCATCGCCTTCGCGGTGCTCGCGCTGCAGTTCAAGGACGCGCGCGGGCTCGCTCCGGCCTCCACCAAGCTGTCGTTCGTCACGGACTTCGGCTGGGCGATCGGACCGGTGCTGTTCGTGGTCTGGGCGCTGTTCATGATCCTGGCGATGTCCAACGGCGTGAACCTGACCGACGGTCTCGACGGCCTGGCCACCGGCGCCGCCGTGATGGTCTTCGGCGCGTACACCTTCATCGGCGTCTGGCAGTACCAGGAGTCCTGCGCCAACGCGCAGACCCTGACCAACCCGGCCGCCTGTTTCGAGGTACGGGACCCACTGGACCTCGCGGTCGTCGCGGCGGCCCTGATGGGCGCCTGCTTCGGCTTCCTGTGGTGGAACACCTCGCCCGCCAAGATCTTCATGGGCGACACCGGTTCGCTGGCCCTCGGCGGCGCGCTCGCCGGCCTCGCGATCTGCTCCCGCACGGAGTTCCTGATGGCGCTCCTCGGCGGCCTCTTCGTCCTGATCACCATGTCGGTCGTCATCCAGGTCGGCTCCTTCAAGCTGACCGGCAAGCGCGTCTTCCGGATGGCACCGCTGCAGCACCACTTCGAACTCAAGGGGTGGTCCGAAGTCCTGGTCGTCGTCCGGTTCTGGATCATCCAGGGCATGTGCGTGATCGTGGGCCTCGGAGTCTTCTACGCGGGATGGGCAGCCGACAAGTGACCGCCTGGCACGGCAAGAACATCACCGTCGCCGGCCTCGGCGTGAGCGGCATCAGTGCCGCCCGCGCCCTGGCCGGCCTCGGCGCGGTCGTCACCGTCGTGGACGGCGGCGACAGCGAGGGCCACCGTGCGCGGGCCGCGGAACTGGACGCGGCGGGCATCTCCGTACGCCTCGCGGACGCGCAGACCCTGCCCGCGGGCACCGACCTCGTGGTCACCTCGCCCGGCTGGAAGCCCGACAGCCCGCTGTTCGCGGCAGCCGCCGCGGCCGGCGTGGACGTGGTCGGCGACGTCGAGATCGCGTGGCTGCTGCGCGAGGTCGCCGAGGACCAGCGCGCCGCCCGGTCCGGTGAGCCCCGCAGGGAACCGGCCCCCTGGCTGGCGATCACCGGAACCAACGGCAAGACCACCACCACCCAGATGCTCGCCTCGATCCTCAAGGCGGCCGGGCTGCGCACCGCGGCCGTCGGCAACATCGGCACCCCGATCATCGACGTGGTGCTCGGCGAGGAGCAGTACGACGTACTCGCCGTCGAGCTCTCCAGCTACCAGCTGCACTGGGCGCCCTCGGTGCGCCCCCACTCCGCGGCCGTCCTGAACCTGGCCCCGGACCACCTCGACTGGCACGGCTCCATGGAGGCGTACGCCGCCGACAAGGGCCGGATCTACGAGGGCAACACGGTCGCCTGCGTCTACAACGCCGCGGACAAGGCCACCGAGGACCTGGTCGTGGAGGCGGACGTCGAAGAGGGCTGCCGGGCCATCGGCTTCACCCTCGGCGCCCCCGGACCCTCCATGTTCGGCGTCGTCGACGGCATCCTCGTCGACCGCGCCTTCGTGGAGAACCGGCAGAAGAACGCCCAGGAACTCGCCGAGGTCGCGGACGTCAACCCGCCGGCCCCGCACAACATCGCCAACGCCCTCGCCGCCGCGGCCCTGGCCCGCGCCTTCGGCGTGGAGCCGCGCGCCGTCCGCGACGGACTGCGCGACTTCCGGCCGGACGCCCACCGGGTCAGCCACGTGGACGAGGTGGGCGGGGTCACCTACGTGAACGACTCCAAGGCCACCAACACCCACGCCGCGGAAGCCTCCCTGGCGGCCTTCGAGCCGGTCGTCTGGATCGCCGGCGGCCTCGCCAAGGGTGCGACCTTCGACGAGCTCGTACAGAAGGCGGCCAAGCGCCTGCGGGGCGTCGTACTGATCGGCGCGGACCGGGCTCTGATCGCCGAGGCACTGGCGCGACACGCCCCGGAGGTCCCTGTCGTGGACCTCGAACGGACCGACACTGGGGCGATGCTCGCGGCGGTCCGGGAAGCGGCCCGGCTCGCGGAGCCCGGCGACACGGTTCTGCTGGCACCTGCCTGTGCCTCGATGGACATGTTCGCGAACTACGGCAAGCGTGGGGACGCGTTCGCCGACGCGGTGCGCGAACTGGCCTCCGAGCGGGCCTAGGAACGACCCCTGGGGTCCGGCTCGACCCAGGGGCGGGTTCCCTCCGGCCGGCCGGCTGCTCGCCCCGTACGAGTTGGAGGGGAAGATCACAGATGCCGGCCAAGCAAGTGCTGCCGGGGCGGCGGCCGTCCGACGACAGGACCGCCAAGGCTGCCCAGACTGCTAAAGAGGGCAAGGGCACCAAGGGAGCCAGACCCGGCGCACCCAGAGCGCCCAGGGCCGGCCGGATGCTGGGCCGGGGGAGCGCCGCGGCACGTCCGAGGCGGCCCGCCGGGGGCGGACCGCTGACCCGGCTGCGGCGCACGCAGCGGCAGTTGCGCCGGGCCTGGGACCGGCCCCTCACGGCGTATTACCTGATCTTCGGCAGCTCGCTGCTCATCACCGTGCTCGGCCTGGTGATGGTCTACTCGGCCTCCATGATCAAGGCGCTCCAGCTCGGCCTGGGTGACGCCTACTTCTTCAAGAAGCAGTTCCTGGCGGCCGCGATCGGCACCGGACTGCTGCTGCTCGCCTCCCGGATGCCCGTCAAACTCCACCGGGCACTGTCCTACCCGGTGCTCACCGGCACGCTCTTCCTGATGGTCCTGGTCCAGGTGCCCGGGATAGGAGTGTCGATCAACGGCAACCAGAATTGGATCTCCCTTGGTGGTCCGTTCATGCTCCAGCCCAGTGAGTTCGGCAAACTGGCACTGATCCTCTGGGGCGCCGACCTGCTGGCACGCAAGGGCGAGAAGGACCTGCTGAGCCAGTGGAAGCACCTGCTGGTGCCGCTGGTCCCGGTCACCTTCCTGCTGCTCGGGCTCATCATGCTGGGCGGGGACATGGGCACCGCGATGATCCTCGGAGCCATCCTGTTCGGCCTGTTGTGGCTGGCCGGGGCGCCGACGCGGATGTTCGCCGGGGTGCTGGCCTTCGTGGGCGTGCTCGTCGCCCTGCTCATCAAGACCAGCCCGCACCGCATGGACCGGCTCCAGTGCATCGGAGTGACCGAGCTGCCCGAAAACGGGCTGTGCTGGCAGGCGGTCCACGGAATCTACGCCCTCGCGTCGGGCGGATGGTTCGGTTCCGGGCTGGGTGCCAGTGTGGAAAAATGGGGGCAACTGCCAGAGGCCCACACCGACTTCATCTTCGCCATCACCGGTGAGGAACTGGGGCTGGCGGGGACGCTGTCGGTGCTCGCCCTGTTCGCGGCCCTAGGCTATGCGGGTATCCGCGTGGCCGGACGCACGGAGGACCCCTTCGTACGGTTTGCCGCGGGAGGCGTGACCACCTGGATCACGGCGCAAGCCGTGATCAACATCGGTGCGGTGCTCGGTCTGCTGCCGATCGCCGGGGTCCCGCTCCCGCTGTTCTCCTACGGTGGGTCAGCCTTGCTGCCGACCATGTTCGCGGTCGGACTGCTCATCGCCTTCGCGCGTGAGGAGCCGGCGGCACGGGCGGCGCTCGCGATGCGGAGGCCCAAGAACGGCCGGCCGCGGACCGGGCAGAGATGGAAGTCGATGAGACGGCGCGTCAAGAAGCGTCCGTCCGGAGAGCGGTGAATTTCGGTGCATGTCGTACTCGCCGGTGGGGGGACCGCCGGCCACATCGAGCCGGCGCTGGCCCTCGCGGATGCCCTGCGCAGGCAGGACCCTTCCGTGGGCATCACCGCCCTCGGCACCGAACGCGGACTCGAAACCCGCCTGGTGCCCGAGCGCGGCTACGAGCTGGGACTGATCCCGGCCGTTCCGTTGCCCCGTAGGCCCACACCCGAGCTGATCACCGTCCCAGGACGGCTGCGCGGCACCATCAAGGCCGCGGAGGAG harbors:
- the rsmH gene encoding 16S rRNA (cytosine(1402)-N(4))-methyltransferase RsmH gives rise to the protein MLQRCLDLLAPALERPGAVVVDCTLGLGGHSEALLTRFPEAHLIGLDRDKEALRLSGERLAPFGDRVTLVHAIYADLAEVLDGLRIPTVQGILFDLGVSSMQLDEADRGFAYAQDAPLDMRMDQTTGISAAEVLNTYAPGELVRILRQYGEEKQAKRIVSAVVRERDKNPFTNSARLVELIRDSLPQAAKRTGGNPAKRTFQALRIEVNGELSGLEQAIPAAVDRIAVGGRIVVLSYQSLEDRLVKQVFAAGATSTAPPGLPVVPEKYQPKLKLLTRGAELPTEEEIAENRRAAPARCRGVERIREARL
- a CDS encoding peptidoglycan D,D-transpeptidase FtsI family protein, with protein sequence MSPQEPPRRRVPGPGRPRPAGDRARATARPGGARPAPRRPAPARKPHTIRLGAPKPRLRLVSVGLTLVMLAFAVRLLQVQAVDASAYSAKASENRFASYTLAAERGEITDRKGVALATSVDAYDITADPHMFTVQESKAPDAPEQAAALLAPILGKDAKELTQRLKTKNTRYVVLARRQTPQVWNQIKDLKKVFAEKATADKKNNGPGANVLAGVFNENSSKRVYPNGDLAAGILGYVNAEGKGGGGLESSLDKKLAGKDGELTYAQSGGRRVPTAGSSEKPAVPGEDIELTIDRDIQWAAQSAITEQVAKSEADRGYVIVQDTRTGEVLAMANAPGFDPNDLSKASSAAMGNAALQDVYEPGSTAKVMSMAAVLEEKKARPDTHVEVPNRLHRGDRLFKDDIDHPTWYLTLNGVLAKSSNIGTILATGQLGPTQSESNKVLFSYLDKFGIGRPTGLNYPGESRGILAPPGKWSTSQQYTIPFGQGLSLNAMQAASVYSTIANDGVRIAPTLVRGTRGPDGRFTPAPAPAKNQVVSKETAKTLAEMLESVVDDQEGTGTKARIPGYRVGGKTGTSNRVDPATGRYKGYTASFAGFAPADNPRITVYCAIQNPTKGSYFGGQICGPIYKKVMEFALKTLQVAPTGTAPAGLPVTYEPGAQPGPQPSPQPGQ
- a CDS encoding UDP-N-acetylmuramoyl-L-alanyl-D-glutamate--2,6-diaminopimelate ligase; translation: MTTITPESGNHASVAPEAGPSLRERPAGPGTLTAVPHADQPRTTQNDAPAAPPGAPRPLSVRPTPLGELAELLGVEVPGAQTRITGITHDSRAVRPGDLYAALPGAKLHGADFAAQAAALGAAAVLTDPAGAERAAATGLPVLAVAEPRGRMGELAAAVYGRPGEALLQIGITGTSGKTTTAYLVEGGLRGGGRKTGLIGTVEMRVGDERIKSERTTPEATDLQALFAVMRERGVEAVAMEVSSHALVLGRVDGCVFDVAVFNNLSPEHMEFHSDMEDYFQAKAQLFTERRARLGVVNIDDEYGRRLAKESPIPVVTFSAAGDPAADWRAEDVVSRHMDSTLTLVGPAGERVTATAPLPGPFNVANTVAAVVTLAAAGLDPQTAADGVAAVPGVPGRLERVDAGQPYLAVVDYAHKTDAVESVLRALREVTTGKLHVVIGCGGDRDTTKRAPMGAAAARFADTAVLTSDNPRSEDPLVILAAMFRGAVSVPPAERGTVLVDADRAAAIAAVVARAEAGDTVLVAGKGHEQGQDTAGVVRPFDDRAVLRAAIETQARQRPRQAEVNQ
- a CDS encoding UDP-N-acetylmuramoyl-tripeptide--D-alanyl-D-alanine ligase — its product is MIALSLAEIADITGGQPHDIPDPSVMVTGPVVYDSREVEAGSLFAAFVGERVDGHDYAERALAAGAVAVLATRPVGVPAIVVPDVVAALGALARAVVERLGTDVVALTGSAGKTSTKDLIAQVLQHHAPTVWTPGNLNNEIGLPITTLRVTEDTQHLVLEMGARGIGHIAYLTGLTPPRIGLVLNVGTAHIGEFGGREQIAQAKGELVEALPSEAEGGIAVLNADDLLVRAMAGRTKARTVLFGEAEDADIRATEVRMTDRGQPSFTLRTPTGCSDVTLRLYGEHHVSNALAAAAVAHVLGMSAEEIAIALSGAGSLSRWRMEVTERADGVTIVNDAYNANPESMRAALRALAAMGGAGKANGGRTWAVLGPMAELGDDALAEHDAVGRLVVRLNVSKLVAVGGREASWLQLGAYNEGSWGEESVLVSDAQAAVDLLRSELRPGDVVLVKASRSAGLERVAQALLDGEVAGR
- the mraY gene encoding phospho-N-acetylmuramoyl-pentapeptide-transferase produces the protein MRQILFSGVIGLFLTLIGTPLLIKGLARKGYGQFIRDDGPRGHAGKKGTPTMGGISFILATLIAYALTKVITGSQPTFSGLLVLMLMAGMGVVGFLDDYIKIVKQRSLGLRAKAKMAGQLIVGIAFAVLALQFKDARGLAPASTKLSFVTDFGWAIGPVLFVVWALFMILAMSNGVNLTDGLDGLATGAAVMVFGAYTFIGVWQYQESCANAQTLTNPAACFEVRDPLDLAVVAAALMGACFGFLWWNTSPAKIFMGDTGSLALGGALAGLAICSRTEFLMALLGGLFVLITMSVVIQVGSFKLTGKRVFRMAPLQHHFELKGWSEVLVVVRFWIIQGMCVIVGLGVFYAGWAADK
- the murD gene encoding UDP-N-acetylmuramoyl-L-alanine--D-glutamate ligase, with translation MGSRQVTAWHGKNITVAGLGVSGISAARALAGLGAVVTVVDGGDSEGHRARAAELDAAGISVRLADAQTLPAGTDLVVTSPGWKPDSPLFAAAAAAGVDVVGDVEIAWLLREVAEDQRAARSGEPRREPAPWLAITGTNGKTTTTQMLASILKAAGLRTAAVGNIGTPIIDVVLGEEQYDVLAVELSSYQLHWAPSVRPHSAAVLNLAPDHLDWHGSMEAYAADKGRIYEGNTVACVYNAADKATEDLVVEADVEEGCRAIGFTLGAPGPSMFGVVDGILVDRAFVENRQKNAQELAEVADVNPPAPHNIANALAAAALARAFGVEPRAVRDGLRDFRPDAHRVSHVDEVGGVTYVNDSKATNTHAAEASLAAFEPVVWIAGGLAKGATFDELVQKAAKRLRGVVLIGADRALIAEALARHAPEVPVVDLERTDTGAMLAAVREAARLAEPGDTVLLAPACASMDMFANYGKRGDAFADAVRELASERA
- the ftsW gene encoding putative lipid II flippase FtsW, whose amino-acid sequence is MLGRGSAAARPRRPAGGGPLTRLRRTQRQLRRAWDRPLTAYYLIFGSSLLITVLGLVMVYSASMIKALQLGLGDAYFFKKQFLAAAIGTGLLLLASRMPVKLHRALSYPVLTGTLFLMVLVQVPGIGVSINGNQNWISLGGPFMLQPSEFGKLALILWGADLLARKGEKDLLSQWKHLLVPLVPVTFLLLGLIMLGGDMGTAMILGAILFGLLWLAGAPTRMFAGVLAFVGVLVALLIKTSPHRMDRLQCIGVTELPENGLCWQAVHGIYALASGGWFGSGLGASVEKWGQLPEAHTDFIFAITGEELGLAGTLSVLALFAALGYAGIRVAGRTEDPFVRFAAGGVTTWITAQAVINIGAVLGLLPIAGVPLPLFSYGGSALLPTMFAVGLLIAFAREEPAARAALAMRRPKNGRPRTGQRWKSMRRRVKKRPSGER